A single region of the Streptomyces sp. NBC_01262 genome encodes:
- a CDS encoding LacI family DNA-binding transcriptional regulator: MTRRLAEVAKKVGVSEATVSRVLNGKPGVSEGTRQAVLTALDVLGYERPTQLRGERARLVGLVLPELQNPIFPAFADVVGAALAQQGLTPVLCTQTVGGVSEADYIELLLQHHVSGVVFAGGLYAQADAPHDHYRLLAGRNLPVVLINAAIEDLGFPRISCDDAVAVEQAWRHLSSLGHERIGLLLGPSDHMPSQRKLAAARAAALAAGRELPEEYIGRAMYTLEGGQAAAAKLWERGVTGIICANDPMALGAVRAARRLRLSVPGDVSVVGYDDSAFMTCTEPPLTTVRQPIEAMGRAAVELLALQIAGKTVAPDELLYEPELVVRGTTGTARR; encoded by the coding sequence ATGACGCGACGGCTTGCCGAAGTAGCGAAGAAGGTCGGGGTCAGCGAGGCCACCGTCAGCCGGGTGCTGAACGGGAAGCCGGGGGTGTCGGAGGGGACCCGGCAGGCGGTGCTGACCGCGCTCGACGTGCTGGGCTACGAGCGGCCCACCCAGTTGCGCGGGGAGCGGGCGCGGCTGGTCGGGCTGGTGCTGCCGGAGCTGCAGAACCCGATCTTCCCGGCTTTCGCGGATGTCGTGGGCGCGGCGCTGGCGCAGCAGGGGCTGACCCCGGTGCTGTGCACGCAGACCGTGGGCGGGGTGTCGGAGGCGGACTACATCGAGCTGCTGCTCCAGCACCATGTCTCCGGAGTGGTCTTCGCGGGCGGCCTGTACGCGCAGGCGGACGCGCCGCACGACCACTACCGGCTGCTGGCCGGGCGCAATCTGCCGGTCGTGCTGATCAACGCGGCCATCGAGGACCTGGGCTTCCCCCGGATCTCGTGCGACGACGCGGTGGCGGTGGAGCAGGCGTGGCGCCATCTGTCCTCGCTGGGGCACGAGCGGATCGGGCTGCTGCTGGGGCCGTCGGACCACATGCCGTCGCAGCGCAAGCTGGCCGCCGCGCGCGCCGCGGCCCTCGCGGCGGGCCGGGAGCTGCCGGAGGAGTACATCGGGCGGGCGATGTACACGCTGGAGGGCGGGCAGGCGGCCGCGGCGAAGCTGTGGGAGAGGGGGGTGACGGGGATCATCTGCGCGAACGACCCGATGGCGCTGGGCGCGGTACGGGCCGCGCGTCGGCTGAGACTGTCGGTGCCCGGCGATGTCTCGGTGGTGGGCTACGACGACTCCGCGTTCATGACCTGCACCGAGCCGCCGCTGACGACCGTGCGTCAGCCGATCGAGGCGATGGGGCGGGCCGCCGTGGAGCTTCTCGCGTTGCAGATCGCCGGCAAGACGGTGGCTCCGGACGAGCTGCTGTACGAACCCGAGCTCGTCGTCCGGGGGACCACCGGGACCGCCCGCCGCTGA